In Streptomyces dangxiongensis, one DNA window encodes the following:
- a CDS encoding spore-associated protein A has product MSHLTRARRVLAAVAVAGTATAALLAAAPGASAVARAAYDGACGSGYTVVNSAPVGDEAIAYPTCSRGRDPRQLRQRHVPVVRGPLYLSAKGQFVDRYGRLDGVSFGESGTNCG; this is encoded by the coding sequence ATGTCACACCTGACCCGCGCCCGGCGCGTCCTGGCCGCCGTGGCGGTGGCGGGAACGGCCACCGCCGCACTCCTGGCCGCCGCTCCCGGCGCCTCCGCCGTCGCCCGGGCCGCCTACGACGGCGCCTGCGGTTCCGGCTACACCGTGGTCAACTCCGCACCGGTGGGGGACGAAGCCATCGCCTACCCGACGTGCAGCCGGGGACGAGATCCACGACAACTACGACAACGGCACGTACCGGTCGTACGCGGCCCGCTGTACCTCAGCGCCAAGGGGCAGTTCGTCGACCGGTACGGACGGCTGGACGGCGTGTCGTTCGGCGAGAGCGGCACCAACTGCGGCTGA
- a CDS encoding response regulator, translated as MTIRVVVADDQTLVRGGFRMIIDARDDLEVVGEAADGRHAVRLVRQLRPDVVLMDVRMPVMDGIDATREIIASGSTTRVLVVTTFDLDEHVLTALRAGASGFLLKDIRPVELADAIRVVARGDALLAPSVTRRMLDRFASTGPAQLPTPAALSELSARELEVLALIGQALSNAEIARHLSLSEATVKSHVSAVLRKLGLRDRVQAAVAAYDHRIVRPRDL; from the coding sequence GTGACGATCCGGGTGGTGGTGGCCGACGACCAGACGCTGGTCCGGGGCGGATTCCGCATGATCATCGACGCGCGTGACGACCTGGAGGTCGTCGGCGAGGCGGCCGACGGACGACACGCGGTGCGGCTGGTCCGGCAGCTCCGCCCGGACGTCGTCCTGATGGATGTCCGGATGCCCGTGATGGACGGCATCGACGCCACGCGCGAGATCATCGCGTCGGGCAGTACGACCCGGGTCCTCGTCGTCACCACGTTCGACCTGGACGAGCACGTACTGACAGCGCTGCGCGCGGGTGCCAGCGGCTTCCTGCTCAAGGACATCCGGCCCGTGGAACTCGCCGATGCCATCCGGGTCGTCGCCCGCGGTGACGCGCTGCTCGCCCCCAGCGTGACGCGGCGCATGCTCGACCGCTTCGCGTCCACCGGTCCGGCCCAACTGCCGACACCCGCCGCGCTGTCCGAACTCTCGGCACGCGAGCTGGAGGTCCTCGCCCTGATCGGGCAGGCACTGTCGAACGCGGAGATCGCCCGACATCTGAGCCTGTCGGAGGCGACCGTCAAGAGCCATGTCTCGGCGGTGCTGCGCAAACTGGGGCTGCGGGACCGGGTACAGGCCGCGGTCGCCGCGTACGACCACCGGATCGTACGACCACGCGACCTCTGA
- a CDS encoding YihY/virulence factor BrkB family protein: MANLHLPGRDHHDHGEDREREVPDPEQAGPGPEVERRAPDTPTKLPKGAWVRVLKGSLKEFQDDELSDRAAALTYYGVLSLFPALLVLISLLGITGKAATDTVLSHLKQLAPGSARDILTRAVEQLQNRAGTGSVMAIVGVAIAVWSASGYVAAFIRAANAVYDMPEGRPVWKILPVRLGVTVVLMVLAVVSALIVVFTGGLARQAGDALGIGDSALTVWSIAKWPVLVVLVTVMIATLYWATPNAKVRGFRWVTPGSFLALVIWLIASTGFAFYVANFASYNKTYGTMAGVIVFLVWLWISNLAVLLGLEFDAETARQRAIAGGHPPRAEPYAEPRDTRKWDEQDLRRLDDA; encoded by the coding sequence ATGGCGAATCTGCATCTTCCCGGCCGTGACCACCACGATCACGGCGAGGACCGAGAGCGTGAGGTGCCGGACCCCGAGCAGGCGGGGCCCGGCCCGGAGGTCGAGCGGCGGGCGCCGGACACGCCGACGAAGCTGCCCAAGGGGGCGTGGGTCCGGGTGCTGAAGGGCTCGCTGAAGGAGTTCCAGGACGACGAGCTGAGCGACCGGGCCGCCGCGCTGACGTACTACGGGGTGCTGTCCCTGTTCCCGGCTCTCCTGGTGCTGATCTCGCTGCTGGGCATCACCGGTAAGGCGGCCACCGACACGGTACTGTCCCACCTCAAGCAGCTCGCCCCGGGCTCGGCCCGGGACATCCTCACCCGGGCCGTGGAACAGCTACAGAACCGCGCCGGCACCGGTTCGGTCATGGCGATCGTCGGTGTGGCGATCGCTGTCTGGTCCGCTTCGGGCTACGTCGCCGCCTTCATCCGCGCGGCCAACGCCGTCTACGACATGCCCGAGGGCCGCCCCGTGTGGAAGATCCTCCCCGTGCGTCTCGGTGTGACGGTCGTCCTCATGGTGCTGGCGGTGGTCAGCGCCCTGATCGTGGTGTTCACCGGTGGCCTGGCCCGCCAGGCGGGGGACGCGCTCGGGATCGGGGACAGTGCGCTGACGGTGTGGTCGATCGCGAAGTGGCCGGTGCTGGTGGTCCTGGTCACCGTGATGATCGCGACCCTGTACTGGGCGACGCCGAACGCGAAGGTGAGGGGCTTTCGCTGGGTGACGCCGGGCAGCTTCCTGGCCCTGGTCATCTGGCTGATCGCCTCCACGGGCTTCGCGTTCTACGTGGCCAACTTCGCCTCCTACAACAAGACGTACGGCACCATGGCCGGCGTCATCGTCTTCCTGGTGTGGCTGTGGATCAGCAACCTGGCCGTCCTTCTGGGCCTGGAGTTCGACGCCGAGACGGCACGGCAGCGGGCGATCGCCGGCGGGCACCCGCCGCGGGCCGAGCCGTACGCCGAACCGCGTGACACCCGCAAGTGGGACGAGCAGGACCTGCGCCGGCTGGACGATGCCTGA
- a CDS encoding carboxylesterase/lipase family protein has protein sequence MRSLAVVLTSALAVFAPLPVTAAPTAPAVVHTRDGAVRGSVRDGYRTFEGIPYAAPPVGALRWTAPRPPSPWTGVRDARHPAPACAQPDGEVRGGSTAEDCLYLDVTVPDTATVARPQPVVVWLHGGGFTTGAGSSYDAHRMAVRGHVVVVTVDYRLGALGFLARPGLAGSGTFGLADQQAALRYVRAGIAAFGGDPGNVTLAGQSAGAYSVCAQLASPSAAGLFHRAVIESGPCSGRPEQPFAPSAYPRATAEEAGAELTADVGCAEVAHPLACLREVSPSQLLAHQGIDQHPAHGTPLLPRDPAAALATGDMRRMPVLLGSNHDEGNIWAAGIMRAGTVITPTTWPDVVGSYLPDPARTPEVVHAYPVTADSAGPVFGAVIGDSNYACPTASTARRLAGRMPVWRYEFSDPDAPRPTTTEPPFPLAATHTTELPYLFDLGGRPRALTEPQRRLSDTMTGYWTRFARSGDPNGDGAPRWPRTGVQTLLPDHTGPTRPDTGHHCDIWSERP, from the coding sequence ATGCGCTCTCTGGCGGTGGTCCTCACGAGCGCGCTGGCCGTGTTCGCCCCCCTGCCCGTGACGGCGGCACCGACCGCGCCGGCGGTGGTGCACACCCGGGACGGCGCCGTACGCGGCAGCGTCCGCGACGGCTACCGGACCTTCGAAGGCATCCCGTACGCGGCGCCGCCGGTGGGCGCGCTGCGCTGGACCGCGCCCCGGCCGCCGTCGCCCTGGACGGGAGTACGGGACGCACGGCACCCGGCGCCCGCGTGCGCCCAGCCCGACGGCGAGGTCCGCGGCGGCAGCACGGCCGAGGACTGTCTGTACCTCGACGTGACCGTACCGGACACCGCCACCGTCGCCCGTCCCCAGCCGGTCGTCGTGTGGCTGCACGGCGGCGGCTTCACCACCGGGGCCGGCAGCTCCTACGACGCCCACCGGATGGCCGTACGCGGCCACGTCGTGGTCGTCACCGTCGACTACCGCCTCGGAGCACTGGGGTTCCTCGCCCGGCCGGGCCTCGCCGGTTCCGGCACGTTCGGCCTCGCCGACCAGCAGGCGGCGCTCCGCTACGTCCGGGCCGGGATCGCGGCCTTCGGCGGCGATCCCGGCAACGTCACCCTGGCGGGCCAGTCCGCAGGGGCCTACAGCGTCTGCGCCCAGCTCGCCTCTCCGTCGGCGGCGGGGCTCTTCCACCGGGCGGTCATCGAGAGCGGACCGTGTTCCGGGCGGCCCGAGCAGCCCTTCGCGCCCTCCGCGTACCCGCGCGCCACGGCCGAGGAAGCCGGTGCCGAACTCACCGCGGACGTGGGCTGCGCCGAGGTGGCGCATCCGCTCGCCTGCCTGCGCGAGGTGTCGCCCTCGCAGTTGCTCGCGCACCAGGGGATCGACCAGCACCCCGCCCATGGCACGCCCTTGCTGCCGCGTGATCCCGCCGCCGCGCTCGCCACGGGGGACATGCGGCGGATGCCGGTCCTGCTCGGCAGCAACCACGACGAGGGGAACATCTGGGCCGCGGGCATCATGCGGGCGGGCACCGTCATCACTCCTACGACCTGGCCGGACGTCGTCGGCAGCTACCTCCCCGACCCGGCACGCACCCCGGAGGTCGTCCACGCCTACCCCGTCACGGCCGACAGCGCGGGTCCGGTGTTCGGCGCCGTCATCGGCGACTCGAACTACGCCTGCCCGACCGCGAGCACGGCCCGGCGCCTCGCCGGCCGGATGCCCGTGTGGCGCTACGAGTTCTCCGATCCGGACGCGCCGCGCCCCACGACGACCGAGCCGCCGTTCCCGCTCGCCGCCACCCACACCACCGAACTCCCGTACCTGTTCGACCTGGGCGGCAGACCCCGCGCCCTGACGGAACCCCAAAGACGTCTGTCCGACACGATGACCGGCTACTGGACGCGCTTCGCCCGCTCGGGCGACCCCAACGGCGACGGTGCGCCCCGCTGGCCACGGACCGGCGTACAGACCCTGCTGCCGGACCACACCGGCCCGACCCGGCCGGACACGGGCCACCACTGCGACATCTGGTCCGAACGGCCCTGA
- a CDS encoding sensor histidine kinase, translated as MDQGPGSDGSGYFSPSARAVRALRIGSAVLVLGVVVPAAVVAGTEEHGPWRSAAALLLAALQVAALWWVVRRPRTVLAVTALTGVGLWLALPAVSLTGALLAAQIALSVLSSQSPPRVSRWWLLGLLALAPGAFAGGGALGLAAYLLAVTLAWTGGQWRRAQHERLVAQTHRAAAEERARIAREVHDVVAHTVSVMVIQASAAEDVFERDPERARQALRAIDGAGRSALSELRLLLRAEPPPDGDDGRRPPRGLTDLEELAANTRASGLVVDLTSGERTRAPAAAVDLAGYRIVQEALTNTLRHARATRVSIRVRYDASTVHLTVTDDGRPPARAVRSPGAGRGLLGMRERVALLGGTLEAGPGTDGGFEVRAKLPIGCGP; from the coding sequence GTGGATCAGGGGCCCGGTTCGGACGGCAGCGGCTACTTCTCTCCGTCCGCGCGAGCTGTCAGGGCGCTGCGGATCGGTTCGGCGGTGCTCGTGCTCGGCGTGGTGGTGCCCGCGGCCGTCGTCGCGGGCACCGAGGAACACGGCCCGTGGCGGTCCGCCGCCGCGCTCCTGCTCGCGGCGCTCCAGGTCGCGGCGCTGTGGTGGGTGGTCCGCCGTCCACGGACCGTCCTCGCCGTCACCGCGCTGACCGGCGTCGGGCTCTGGCTGGCGCTTCCCGCGGTGAGCCTGACCGGCGCGCTGCTGGCGGCCCAGATCGCGCTGAGCGTCCTGTCGTCGCAGTCGCCCCCACGGGTCTCGCGGTGGTGGCTGCTCGGCCTGCTGGCGCTCGCGCCGGGCGCGTTCGCCGGCGGCGGAGCGCTGGGCCTGGCGGCGTACCTGCTGGCCGTCACGCTGGCCTGGACCGGTGGCCAGTGGCGCCGGGCCCAGCACGAGCGTCTCGTCGCGCAGACCCATCGGGCCGCGGCGGAGGAACGCGCCAGGATCGCCCGCGAGGTCCACGATGTGGTGGCGCACACCGTGTCCGTCATGGTGATCCAGGCGAGCGCCGCCGAGGATGTCTTCGAGCGGGACCCGGAGCGGGCACGCCAGGCGCTGCGCGCCATCGACGGCGCGGGCCGGTCCGCGCTGAGCGAGCTGCGCCTGCTTCTGCGCGCCGAGCCCCCACCTGACGGCGACGACGGGCGCAGGCCCCCGCGCGGGCTCACGGACCTGGAGGAACTGGCGGCGAACACCCGCGCCTCCGGTCTCGTCGTCGACCTGACGTCGGGGGAGCGCACGCGCGCCCCGGCCGCCGCGGTGGACCTCGCGGGGTACCGCATCGTGCAGGAGGCGCTGACGAACACCCTGCGTCACGCCCGGGCCACCCGCGTGAGCATCCGCGTGCGCTACGACGCCTCGACCGTGCACCTCACCGTGACGGACGACGGGCGGCCCCCGGCCCGAGCGGTCCGGTCCCCCGGAGCCGGGCGCGGCCTCCTCGGCATGCGCGAGAGGGTGGCCCTGCTCGGCGGCACCCTCGAGGCGGGGCCCGGGACGGACGGCGGTTTCGAGGTGCGTGCCAAGCTGCCGATAGGCTGCGGACCGTGA
- a CDS encoding YihY/virulence factor BrkB family protein: MNVLARLDRYQRRHRWAGMPLAVVYKFFDDQAAYLAALLAYYGFVSLFPLLLFLVAILSAALHGNPQLQQSVLHSALGEIPVIGDQLGHNIHSFHGNGAALAVGVIGSLYGALGVAQAVQHALNKIFAVPRHARPDPLRSRARGLSFLVLLAVGLVLTTALSTAESAADIFGTRLAVGVRVAIGVAGVVVNAALLLLSYRLMTRRRLPLRVMYGPALGAASAWQALQWGGSYYVGHVLRGATATYGMFGIVLGLLAWIYLAAVVYLATAEIIAVRSLRLWPRSLLTPFTDHVHLATGDLRAYRSYAATESFKGFEKVSVRFGEPPPPAVGDKGPP, encoded by the coding sequence ATGAACGTGCTGGCCCGGTTGGACCGATATCAGCGACGGCACCGGTGGGCGGGTATGCCGCTCGCGGTGGTGTACAAGTTCTTCGACGACCAGGCGGCCTATCTCGCCGCTCTGCTGGCCTACTACGGCTTCGTCTCCCTCTTCCCGCTCCTGCTGTTCCTCGTGGCCATCCTCAGCGCCGCCCTGCACGGCAACCCGCAGTTGCAGCAGTCGGTACTCCACTCGGCGCTCGGCGAGATCCCGGTGATCGGGGACCAGCTCGGGCACAACATCCACTCCTTCCACGGCAACGGCGCCGCCCTCGCGGTAGGTGTCATCGGCAGCCTCTACGGCGCCCTCGGGGTCGCCCAGGCGGTCCAGCACGCCCTCAACAAGATCTTCGCCGTACCGCGGCACGCCCGGCCCGATCCGCTGCGCTCCCGGGCCAGGGGCCTGTCCTTCCTGGTGCTGCTCGCGGTCGGCCTCGTTCTGACGACAGCGCTGTCCACGGCGGAGTCCGCCGCCGACATCTTCGGCACGCGCCTGGCCGTCGGGGTCCGCGTCGCCATCGGCGTGGCGGGAGTGGTGGTCAACGCCGCGCTGCTGCTCCTGAGCTACCGGCTCATGACCCGGCGCCGACTGCCGCTGCGCGTGATGTACGGCCCCGCGCTGGGAGCCGCGTCCGCCTGGCAGGCACTGCAGTGGGGCGGCTCGTACTACGTCGGGCACGTGCTGCGAGGCGCCACCGCGACCTACGGCATGTTCGGCATCGTGCTCGGCCTGCTCGCCTGGATCTACCTCGCCGCCGTGGTGTATCTCGCCACCGCCGAGATCATCGCCGTACGCAGCCTGCGGCTGTGGCCGCGCAGCCTGCTCACGCCGTTCACCGACCACGTCCACCTCGCCACCGGTGACCTGCGCGCCTACCGCTCCTACGCGGCCACCGAGTCCTTCAAGGGCTTCGAAAAAGTCTCCGTCCGCTTCGGCGAACCCCCACCGCCGGCCGTCGGCGACAAGGGACCGCCGTGA
- a CDS encoding cellulose binding domain-containing protein: MSPLRRPGRPAGAGFRPLARGATVLAAALALLSPLAGVAPAAPRAAGAADVGVQVNAQAALGRLSGTARGVNTAVWDSHMNDPEVARLMKAADVGAMRYPGGSYADIYHWETHTAPGGYVAPGTGFDSFMGTVRATGAQPILIADYGSGTPEEAAGWVRYANVTKNYGAKYWEIGNEIYGNGHYGSGWENDEHDDKSPREYARQVRAYAAAMKAADPTVKIGAVLTAPGEWPDGVVGEGDPGDWNHTVLSEVTDAIDFVSVHWYAGGSDTTAQDATARLARLPGELREVRGQIDRYAGADSPRIGIALTEINANTGGARLTARPNGLFAADAFMTAMENGVFSVDWWNTHNGAGQITTVDGETDYGDMGMLSSGACTGDVCEPAPNTPFHPYYGMKMTSELGTAGDTMVAATSSAQDVSAHAVLRRDGRLSVLLVNKNPDVARTVDLGYAGFTPSTTAPAVSRYARGDSDITEVTGGEASASQVTVPPYALLTVTLEPRAGTGPGASAAGTPGTPKPEAVTDTTARLSWEGAAGAARYLVQERDGVHTRLVGETTGTSVTLRNLPPGSTHTVDVLAADASGRLSAPSSPLTFTTGTPPDATCAVTYHRDSGWGNGFVATVTVRNLSNTPITGWTVDWDWPTDHQSVSSGWGATFHQTGSHVRVTAPEGAGPLAQDGGSTASFGFVGANDGPNPDPTVLRLNGTVCSGG, encoded by the coding sequence ATGTCCCCACTGCGCAGACCCGGCCGGCCGGCCGGTGCCGGCTTTCGCCCCCTCGCACGCGGCGCCACCGTCCTCGCCGCCGCGCTCGCCCTGCTGTCCCCGCTGGCCGGCGTCGCACCCGCCGCACCGCGGGCGGCCGGCGCTGCGGATGTCGGCGTCCAGGTCAACGCCCAGGCGGCGCTGGGCCGGCTGTCCGGCACCGCCCGCGGCGTCAACACCGCCGTCTGGGACTCGCACATGAACGATCCCGAGGTCGCCCGCCTGATGAAGGCGGCCGACGTCGGGGCGATGCGCTACCCCGGCGGTTCGTACGCGGACATCTACCACTGGGAGACGCACACGGCACCCGGGGGTTACGTCGCCCCGGGCACCGGTTTCGACTCCTTCATGGGCACCGTCCGCGCCACGGGGGCGCAGCCGATCCTGATCGCCGACTACGGCTCGGGCACGCCCGAGGAGGCGGCCGGCTGGGTCCGGTACGCGAACGTCACCAAGAACTACGGCGCGAAGTACTGGGAGATCGGCAACGAGATCTACGGCAACGGCCATTACGGCAGCGGCTGGGAGAACGACGAGCACGACGACAAGAGCCCCCGGGAGTACGCCCGGCAAGTGCGCGCCTACGCCGCCGCCATGAAGGCCGCCGACCCGACGGTGAAGATCGGCGCGGTCCTCACCGCTCCCGGCGAGTGGCCGGACGGCGTGGTCGGCGAGGGCGATCCCGGCGACTGGAACCACACCGTGCTCTCCGAAGTGACCGACGCCATCGACTTCGTGAGCGTCCACTGGTACGCGGGCGGGTCCGACACCACGGCCCAGGACGCCACGGCGAGGCTGGCCAGGCTGCCGGGTGAACTGCGTGAGGTACGCGGCCAGATCGACCGGTACGCGGGCGCCGACTCGCCGCGCATCGGCATCGCCCTCACCGAGATCAACGCCAACACCGGCGGCGCCCGGCTCACCGCCCGCCCCAACGGCCTGTTCGCCGCCGACGCGTTCATGACGGCCATGGAGAACGGCGTGTTCAGCGTCGACTGGTGGAACACCCACAACGGCGCGGGCCAGATCACCACCGTCGACGGCGAGACCGACTACGGCGACATGGGGATGCTCTCCAGCGGCGCCTGCACCGGTGACGTGTGCGAACCGGCGCCGAACACGCCGTTCCACCCCTACTACGGCATGAAGATGACCAGCGAACTGGGCACCGCGGGCGACACCATGGTCGCTGCCACGTCCTCCGCGCAGGACGTCTCGGCACACGCCGTGCTCCGTCGCGACGGGCGCCTGAGCGTCCTGCTCGTCAACAAGAACCCGGACGTCGCACGGACCGTGGATCTCGGCTACGCGGGCTTCACCCCGTCCACCACCGCACCCGCGGTCAGCCGCTACGCGCGCGGCGACAGCGACATCACCGAGGTCACCGGCGGGGAGGCGTCCGCGTCCCAGGTCACCGTGCCGCCGTACGCATTGCTCACCGTCACCCTCGAACCGCGAGCCGGCACCGGCCCCGGGGCCTCGGCCGCCGGAACGCCCGGCACCCCGAAGCCGGAGGCGGTGACCGACACCACCGCGCGCCTGTCCTGGGAGGGCGCTGCGGGCGCCGCCCGCTACCTGGTCCAGGAGCGCGACGGCGTACACACGCGCCTGGTCGGCGAGACCACCGGCACATCCGTGACCCTGCGAAACCTGCCGCCGGGCAGCACCCACACGGTCGACGTGCTGGCGGCCGACGCCTCGGGACGGCTCTCCGCCCCGTCCTCTCCGCTGACCTTCACCACCGGCACCCCACCGGACGCCACCTGCGCGGTGACCTACCACCGCGACTCCGGCTGGGGCAACGGTTTCGTGGCCACGGTCACCGTCCGCAACCTCTCGAACACGCCGATCACCGGCTGGACCGTGGACTGGGACTGGCCGACCGACCATCAGTCCGTCTCCTCCGGCTGGGGGGCCACCTTCCACCAGACCGGCTCGCACGTGCGGGTGACCGCCCCCGAAGGCGCGGGACCGCTGGCCCAGGACGGCGGATCGACGGCCTCCTTCGGATTCGTCGGCGCCAACGACGGACCCAACCCGGACCCCACGGTCCTCCGCCTCAACGGCACCGTCTGCTCGGGCGGCTGA
- a CDS encoding SDR family oxidoreductase encodes MSGIKGKVVAVTGAGSGIGEATALLLAERGARLVLGARRSERLAELVTRIERAGGTAVQIRTDVTRRDDLHALVALAGERFGRLDVLVSNAGVGTISPLDDLRVEEWDHMVDVNVKGLLHAIGAALPVFRAQGAGQFITIASTAAFRIVPAMAVYAGTKFAVRAICEGLRQEAGRSLRVTTVSPGPTVTDFAEASTNSQVRAEITRMRDHIAIRPDAIARAIAFAIEQPAEVDVSEIVVRPTAQS; translated from the coding sequence ATGTCCGGGATCAAGGGCAAAGTGGTGGCTGTCACGGGAGCCGGCAGCGGCATCGGTGAGGCGACCGCGTTGCTGCTCGCCGAACGCGGCGCGCGGCTCGTCCTGGGCGCGCGCCGGTCCGAGCGGCTGGCGGAACTGGTGACCCGGATCGAGAGGGCGGGTGGCACAGCCGTACAGATCCGTACCGACGTGACCCGGCGGGACGACCTGCACGCTCTGGTCGCGCTGGCCGGTGAGCGGTTCGGCCGGCTGGACGTGCTCGTCAGCAACGCGGGAGTCGGCACGATCTCGCCGCTCGACGATCTGCGCGTCGAAGAGTGGGATCACATGGTCGACGTCAACGTGAAGGGTCTGCTGCACGCGATCGGCGCGGCGCTGCCGGTCTTCCGGGCACAGGGCGCCGGGCAGTTCATCACCATCGCCTCCACGGCCGCGTTTCGCATCGTGCCGGCGATGGCGGTCTACGCCGGCACCAAGTTCGCGGTCCGGGCGATCTGCGAGGGGCTGCGCCAGGAAGCCGGCCGCTCGCTGCGGGTGACCACCGTCTCCCCCGGGCCGACGGTGACCGATTTCGCCGAGGCGTCGACCAACAGCCAGGTCAGAGCCGAGATCACAAGGATGCGGGACCACATCGCGATCCGGCCCGACGCGATCGCCCGGGCCATCGCCTTCGCGATCGAGCAACCCGCCGAGGTCGACGTCAGCGAGATCGTCGTACGGCCCACGGCCCAGAGCTGA
- a CDS encoding GOLPH3/VPS74 family protein: MTQPLYCRMYLTAYDTSADDLYDRTRTGFLLRAAVLAELAIRGNLVDSDGDALVASPGPAGDPVLDLTLDRVASDRRDWISWIRHDRKETLHAVEDRLVAQGVLTVEEKRSLGRSRRAVTVTDISAVTALRATVTGLLHGTGATARIAPADAALVALAAAGGIRSVVSRSDARVRKDRIEELTGRLGAVAPGLGKAVGGLGMTLVAARGGMGGG, from the coding sequence ATGACGCAGCCTCTGTACTGCCGGATGTACCTCACGGCCTACGACACCTCCGCCGACGACCTCTACGACCGCACCCGAACCGGATTCCTGCTCCGGGCCGCCGTCCTGGCCGAGCTGGCGATCCGGGGGAACCTCGTCGACTCCGACGGCGATGCGCTGGTCGCGTCGCCGGGGCCGGCCGGAGACCCGGTCCTCGACCTGACGCTCGACCGCGTCGCGAGCGACCGGCGCGACTGGATCTCCTGGATCAGGCACGACCGCAAGGAGACGCTGCACGCGGTAGAGGACCGGCTCGTCGCCCAGGGCGTGCTGACCGTCGAGGAGAAGAGGTCCCTCGGCCGGTCCCGGCGCGCGGTCACGGTCACGGACATCTCGGCCGTCACCGCGCTCCGGGCCACGGTGACCGGGCTGCTGCACGGCACCGGGGCCACCGCGCGGATCGCGCCCGCCGACGCCGCGCTGGTGGCCCTGGCCGCGGCCGGCGGCATCCGGTCCGTCGTCTCCCGCTCGGACGCCCGCGTCCGCAAGGACCGCATCGAGGAGCTGACGGGACGCCTCGGTGCCGTGGCCCCCGGTCTCGGCAAGGCGGTCGGCGGCCTCGGTATGACGCTGGTGGCCGCGCGGGGCGGGATGGGCGGAGGCTGA
- a CDS encoding sodium:calcium antiporter encodes MLLVLFVASAAVIWYAGIKLSDTTDVLAERLHMGSALGGLVLLAIATNLPEIAITVSAALAGQLDIAVGNILGGIAIQTVVLAILDAAGVRPRAPLTRLAASLQLVLEGALVVVILAVVVMGTQLSPDLHAARLAPASVAIAVLWVIGLVLLNRAGRGLPWREGGDAPDSQPEPRGHSRGKKEKAATDRGVGSRRAVLVFAAAALATLVAGVVIERSGEQLFARQGLSGVLFGATVLAAATSLPEVSTGLTSTRLGDYQLAVSDIFGGNAFLPVLFLLATLISGKPVLPAAHDTDIYLTALGIILTVIYMTGLVFRPRRQYARMGIDSITAVVVYLVGIAGLATIAT; translated from the coding sequence GTGTTGCTCGTGTTGTTCGTGGCCAGTGCGGCCGTCATCTGGTACGCGGGCATCAAGTTGTCCGACACCACCGACGTCCTGGCCGAACGGCTCCATATGGGCAGCGCCCTGGGCGGGCTGGTCCTGCTGGCGATCGCGACCAACCTTCCGGAGATCGCCATCACCGTCTCGGCCGCCCTGGCCGGCCAACTGGACATCGCCGTCGGCAACATCCTCGGCGGTATCGCCATCCAGACCGTCGTCCTGGCCATCCTGGACGCCGCCGGGGTGCGTCCGCGCGCGCCGCTGACCCGGCTGGCCGCCAGCCTCCAGCTGGTACTGGAGGGCGCGCTCGTGGTGGTGATCCTGGCCGTGGTGGTCATGGGCACCCAGCTCTCCCCGGATCTGCATGCCGCGCGGCTGGCCCCGGCGTCGGTGGCGATCGCCGTGTTGTGGGTGATCGGGCTGGTGCTGCTGAACCGGGCGGGCCGGGGGCTGCCGTGGCGGGAGGGCGGTGACGCTCCGGACAGCCAGCCCGAGCCGCGCGGCCACTCCCGCGGGAAGAAGGAGAAGGCCGCGACCGACCGGGGTGTCGGCTCCCGCCGCGCCGTGCTCGTCTTCGCCGCGGCGGCGCTGGCGACCCTGGTGGCGGGCGTGGTCATCGAGCGCAGCGGTGAGCAGCTCTTCGCCCGCCAGGGGCTGAGCGGGGTGCTGTTCGGGGCGACCGTCCTGGCCGCGGCCACCTCCCTGCCCGAGGTCAGCACGGGCCTGACGTCCACCCGGCTCGGTGACTACCAGCTCGCCGTCAGCGACATCTTCGGCGGTAACGCGTTCCTGCCCGTCCTCTTCCTCCTGGCCACCCTCATCTCCGGCAAGCCCGTCCTGCCGGCCGCGCACGACACGGACATCTACCTCACCGCGCTCGGCATCATCCTCACCGTCATCTACATGACCGGACTCGTCTTCCGTCCCCGCCGCCAGTACGCGCGGATGGGCATCGACAGCATCACCGCCGTCGTCGTCTATCTCGTCGGCATCGCCGGACTGGCCACCATCGCCACCTGA